The following proteins come from a genomic window of Zonotrichia albicollis isolate bZonAlb1 chromosome 12, bZonAlb1.hap1, whole genome shotgun sequence:
- the TTLL3 gene encoding tubulin monoglycylase TTLL3 isoform X2, translating into MSEAGRSVLSASPCPYLPCGTGDVGTVGSDRAVLTGHSAANSSSHQGRCQRLFTLEQIKKAKLHVEMAVKEKKIFMVQGPYPIIRQLLRARGWVERKAPRTGRQLEQHCSDQNRQRHTAPGSAGARQREVLLNPRGGAQPVVGSTDPLHYPWLPAEKEEEQCDEDPLCIHRLMSYLARDQLPNFIWTNFLETVDRQLLQEDSVLNHYARVDAFTTKEGLCLSLQNLPWIEKADPNAFFPRCYRLGTRDDREAFIEDFRLTAARSLLKLALEEAGDRPVRTEQIPNSNSREAQPGSPLYPELVEEALEVCKEHLGVLQHEDIDRNTPSPCRTCIDWDNFLQQYYRVAHEGAGLVLTRQQRKQCQNLLQSLAEKLPQLDMEGKLNIWILKPGAESQGRGIICMTRLEEMLQLAWSCTAPSVQVGRWVVQKYVERLMTIFGTKFDIRQWFVVTDWKPLTVWFYQDCYLRFCSRPFSLHHLERARHLCNVSVQKWYKTSPEQDPRVPPDKIWSNQQFQEYLAQVGQADAWHKVLVPGMKAAILNALRSARDRVRFRKGNFELYGADFVVGENLQPWLLEINSCPTMSPSSAVTRQLCANVQRDTLRLVLDRKDNPRCSIGAFELIYKEAAVPRLLSGRVKLLVKGCSLKSLQPEQEQAWDQPPRTLQDPVFSRAREARVSKRAQRHFSTTALSAHRLHVSPRARTTHARKRAQRHLSTSVPSAPRLSLSPGARTTQVLRRARHPSPTTVPSASKLSLSPGRRTTQVPQRARHRSPTTVPSAYKGSVSPAGRTTQGTQPRAATKKLPPLQQQSRCPSASPDLPAPTKSRASPTWSQGLPRLSHLPEQPRISGCPLDWVPMPPPRGALRNSWHTQGSAHSFPPAKPPQQPQSAQSTRTPCLEQKNTAAPNGMQKTWGTETAPGVDSTLPVLAEPTKAASDPKEIPLLCCGTQLLPCFKMIL; encoded by the exons ATGTCAGAGGCAGGCAGGTCAGTGCTTTCTGCCTCCCCATGCCCATACCTGCCCTGTGGGACTGGGGACGTGGGCACGGTGGGCTCAGACAGGGCTGTCCTCACAGGGCATTCAGCAgccaacagcagcagccaccagggTCGCTGCCAGCGCTTGTTTACCCTTGAGCAGATCAAGAAGGCCAAGCTGCATGTGGAGATGGCCGTTAAG GAGAAGAAGATCTTCATGGTGCAGGGCCCCTACCCCATCATCCGCCAGCTGCTGCGAGCCCGGGGCTGGGTGGAGAGGAAGGCGCCCAGGACAGGCAgacagctggagcagcactgcagtgaCCAAAACAGGCAGCGGCACACGGcgccaggcagtgctggagctAGGCAGAGGGAGGTGCTGCTGAACCCACGTGGTGGGGCACAGCCTGTTGTGGGGAGCACAGACCCCCTGCACTACCCATGGCTACCTGCCgagaaggaggaagagcagTGTGATGAGGACCCGCTCTGCATCCACCGCCTCATG TCCTACCTGGCACGGGACCAGTTACCAAACTTCATCTGGACCAACTTCCTTGAGACCGTTGAccgccagctgctgcaggaggacagCGTGCTGAACCACTATGCCCGGGTGGATGCATTCACCACCAAG GAGGGGCTGTGCCTCAGCCTACAAAACCTGCCGTGGATTGAGAAAGCTGACCCCAACGCCTTCTTCCCCCGGTGCTACCGGCTGGGGACCAGAGATGATCGAGAAGCTTTCATTG AGGATTTCCGCCTGACAGCAGCACGTAGCCTGCTCAAACTGGCCCTGGAggaggctggggacaggccAGTGAGGACTGAGCAGATCCCAAACTCTAACAGTAGGGAAG cacagccaggctcccCCCTGTACCCTGAGCTGGTGGAGGAAGCCCTGGAGGTCTGCAAGGAGCACCTGGGCGTTCTGCAGCACGAGGACATTGACAGGAACACCCCATCCCCCTGCAGGACATGCATCGACTGGGACAACTTCCTGCAGCAATACTACCGCGTGGCACA TGAGGGGGCAGGACTGGTGCTGACCAGGCAGCAGCGGAAGCAGTGCCAGAacctgctgcagagcctggcagagaaGCTGCCCCAGCTTGACATGGAGGGCAAGCTCAACATCTGGATCCTCAAGCCTGGTGCTGAATCCCAAGGCAGGG GCATCATCTGCATGACACGGCtggaggagatgctgcagctggCATGGAGCTGCACAGCACCCTCGGTGCAGGTGGGCAGATGGGTGGTGCAGAAGTACGTGGAGCGGCTGATGACCATCTTCGGCACCAAATTCGACATCCGGCAGTGGTTTGTTGTGACTGACTGGAAGCCACTGACTGTCTGGTTCTACCAAGACTGCTACCTGCGCTTCTGCTCGcggcccttctccctgcacCACCTGGAGCG tgcCAGGCACCTCTGCAACGTCTCCGTCCAGAAGTGGTACAAGACGTCACCAGAGCAGGACCCCCGTGTGCCCCCCGACAAGATCTGGTCAAACCAGCAGTTCCAGGAATACCTGGCGCAGGTGGGGCAGGCGGATGCTTGGCACAAGGTGCTGGTGCCCGGCATGAAGGCGGCGATCCTGAACGCTCTGCGCAGCGCCCGGGACCGGGTGCGCTTCCGCAAGGGCAACTTCGAGCTCTATGGGGCCGACTTCGTTGTTGGGGAGaacctccagccctggctgctggagatCAACTCCTGCCCCACCATGAGCCCCTCCTCGGCAGTGACCCGACAGCTCTGTGCCAATGTCCAGCGGGACACGCTACGCCTCGTGCTCGACCGCAAGGACAACCCCAGATGTTCCATTGGAGCGTTTGAGCTCATCTACAAGGAA gcagctgtgcccaggcttcTGTCAGGACGTGTGAAGCTGCTGGTCAAAGGCTGTTCCCTGAAGAGCCTCCAGCCAGAACAAGAGCAAGCCTGGGACCAGCCCCCCAGGACTCTCCAGGACCCTGTGTTCTCCAGGGCCAGAGAAGCCCGTGTCTCCAAGCGAGCCCAGCGCCATTTCTCCACCACTGCACTCAGTGCCCACAGGCTCCATGTGTCCCCGAGGGCCAGAACCACCCATGCACGCAAGCGAGCACAGCGTCATCTCTCCACCTCTGTGCCCAGTGCCCCCaggctctccctgtccccaggggccAGAACCACCCAGGTGCTCCGGAGAGCACGGCATCCTTCTCCTACCACGGTGCCCAGTGCCTCCaagctctccctgtccccagggcgcAGAACCACCCAGGTGCCCCAGAGAGCCCGGCATCGATCTCCTACCACAGTGCCCAGTGCCTAcaagggctctgtgtccccagcggGCAGAACcacccaggggacacagcccagagcagccacaAAGAAgctgcctcctctgcagcaACAGAGCCGCTGCCCTTCCGCCAGCCCTGACCTCCCAGCACCAACAAAGTCTCGGGCCTCCCCTACTTGGAGCCAGGGGCTGCCACGGCTCAGTCACCTGCCTGAGCAGCCCCGGATCAGTGGCTGTCCCCTGGATTGGGTGCCGATGCCACCACCCCGGGGAGCCCTCAGAAACTCCTGGCATACCCAAGGTTCTGCAcactccttccctcctgccaaGCCCCCGCAACAACCTCAGTCTGCACAGAGCACCAGGACCCCGTGCCTGGAGCAGAAGAACACAGCAGCTCCCAATGGGATGCAGAAGACTTGGGGCACTGAGACAGCCCCAGGAGTGGACAGCACCCTGCCTGTCCTTGCTGAGCCAACAAAGGCTGCCTCTGATCCCAAAGAGATCCCACTGCTGTGTTGTGGTACCCAGCTCCTCCCATGCTTtaaaatgattctgtga
- the TTLL3 gene encoding tubulin monoglycylase TTLL3 isoform X1, producing MKGLEVGLGAARGLGCGAQKGFVQGVRSEWGMSGCGCRGAVCVPPCVQWSHRGGWSWGCDITVVLVLGSHILHSNTSGTGLQRPCPVLHSDFSPQQDRGIGQAVWHRGGRATQSSPQAAMGQCDPESSTAGTQPSRQGQYLSKAHFSPLMAQEAGDKGTVGYPGSVHCSWDGGTKLSRLETTPSRPRSSCQRQAGHSAANSSSHQGRCQRLFTLEQIKKAKLHVEMAVKEKKIFMVQGPYPIIRQLLRARGWVERKAPRTGRQLEQHCSDQNRQRHTAPGSAGARQREVLLNPRGGAQPVVGSTDPLHYPWLPAEKEEEQCDEDPLCIHRLMSYLARDQLPNFIWTNFLETVDRQLLQEDSVLNHYARVDAFTTKEGLCLSLQNLPWIEKADPNAFFPRCYRLGTRDDREAFIEDFRLTAARSLLKLALEEAGDRPVRTEQIPNSNSREAQPGSPLYPELVEEALEVCKEHLGVLQHEDIDRNTPSPCRTCIDWDNFLQQYYRVAHEGAGLVLTRQQRKQCQNLLQSLAEKLPQLDMEGKLNIWILKPGAESQGRGIICMTRLEEMLQLAWSCTAPSVQVGRWVVQKYVERLMTIFGTKFDIRQWFVVTDWKPLTVWFYQDCYLRFCSRPFSLHHLERARHLCNVSVQKWYKTSPEQDPRVPPDKIWSNQQFQEYLAQVGQADAWHKVLVPGMKAAILNALRSARDRVRFRKGNFELYGADFVVGENLQPWLLEINSCPTMSPSSAVTRQLCANVQRDTLRLVLDRKDNPRCSIGAFELIYKEAAVPRLLSGRVKLLVKGCSLKSLQPEQEQAWDQPPRTLQDPVFSRAREARVSKRAQRHFSTTALSAHRLHVSPRARTTHARKRAQRHLSTSVPSAPRLSLSPGARTTQVLRRARHPSPTTVPSASKLSLSPGRRTTQVPQRARHRSPTTVPSAYKGSVSPAGRTTQGTQPRAATKKLPPLQQQSRCPSASPDLPAPTKSRASPTWSQGLPRLSHLPEQPRISGCPLDWVPMPPPRGALRNSWHTQGSAHSFPPAKPPQQPQSAQSTRTPCLEQKNTAAPNGMQKTWGTETAPGVDSTLPVLAEPTKAASDPKEIPLLCCGTQLLPCFKMIL from the exons ATGAAAGGACTTGAAGTTGGCCTGGGGGCAGCAAGGGGCTTGGGTTGTGGGGCACAAAAGGGTTTTGTGCAGGGTGTGAGGTCTGAGTGGGGGATGTCTGGCTGTGGATGTAGGGGGGCTGTTTGTGTCCCCCCCTGTGTGCAGTGGAGCCATCGtggtggctggagctggggctgtgacatcacagtggtGCTGGTGTTGGGGAGCCATATCCTGCATTCTAACACCAGTGGTACTGGGCTTCAGAGGCCATGTCCTGTGCTGCACTCCGACTTCAgtccccagcaggacaggggaaTAGGCCAAGCTGTTTGGCACAGAGGAGGAAGAGCCACCCAGAGCTCTCCTCAGGCTGCCATGGGACAATGTGACCcagagagcagcactgcaggcacacAGCCCTCCAGACAGGGACAATACTTGAGCAAGGCACACTTCAGCCCCCTCATGGCCCAAGAGGCTGGGGACAAGGGTACAGTGGGGTATCCTGGCTCTGTGCACTGCAGCTGGGACGGTGGCACAAAGCTCAGCAGGTTGGAGACAACCCCTTCGAGGCCCCGAAGTTCATGTCAGAGGCAGGCAG GGCATTCAGCAgccaacagcagcagccaccagggTCGCTGCCAGCGCTTGTTTACCCTTGAGCAGATCAAGAAGGCCAAGCTGCATGTGGAGATGGCCGTTAAG GAGAAGAAGATCTTCATGGTGCAGGGCCCCTACCCCATCATCCGCCAGCTGCTGCGAGCCCGGGGCTGGGTGGAGAGGAAGGCGCCCAGGACAGGCAgacagctggagcagcactgcagtgaCCAAAACAGGCAGCGGCACACGGcgccaggcagtgctggagctAGGCAGAGGGAGGTGCTGCTGAACCCACGTGGTGGGGCACAGCCTGTTGTGGGGAGCACAGACCCCCTGCACTACCCATGGCTACCTGCCgagaaggaggaagagcagTGTGATGAGGACCCGCTCTGCATCCACCGCCTCATG TCCTACCTGGCACGGGACCAGTTACCAAACTTCATCTGGACCAACTTCCTTGAGACCGTTGAccgccagctgctgcaggaggacagCGTGCTGAACCACTATGCCCGGGTGGATGCATTCACCACCAAG GAGGGGCTGTGCCTCAGCCTACAAAACCTGCCGTGGATTGAGAAAGCTGACCCCAACGCCTTCTTCCCCCGGTGCTACCGGCTGGGGACCAGAGATGATCGAGAAGCTTTCATTG AGGATTTCCGCCTGACAGCAGCACGTAGCCTGCTCAAACTGGCCCTGGAggaggctggggacaggccAGTGAGGACTGAGCAGATCCCAAACTCTAACAGTAGGGAAG cacagccaggctcccCCCTGTACCCTGAGCTGGTGGAGGAAGCCCTGGAGGTCTGCAAGGAGCACCTGGGCGTTCTGCAGCACGAGGACATTGACAGGAACACCCCATCCCCCTGCAGGACATGCATCGACTGGGACAACTTCCTGCAGCAATACTACCGCGTGGCACA TGAGGGGGCAGGACTGGTGCTGACCAGGCAGCAGCGGAAGCAGTGCCAGAacctgctgcagagcctggcagagaaGCTGCCCCAGCTTGACATGGAGGGCAAGCTCAACATCTGGATCCTCAAGCCTGGTGCTGAATCCCAAGGCAGGG GCATCATCTGCATGACACGGCtggaggagatgctgcagctggCATGGAGCTGCACAGCACCCTCGGTGCAGGTGGGCAGATGGGTGGTGCAGAAGTACGTGGAGCGGCTGATGACCATCTTCGGCACCAAATTCGACATCCGGCAGTGGTTTGTTGTGACTGACTGGAAGCCACTGACTGTCTGGTTCTACCAAGACTGCTACCTGCGCTTCTGCTCGcggcccttctccctgcacCACCTGGAGCG tgcCAGGCACCTCTGCAACGTCTCCGTCCAGAAGTGGTACAAGACGTCACCAGAGCAGGACCCCCGTGTGCCCCCCGACAAGATCTGGTCAAACCAGCAGTTCCAGGAATACCTGGCGCAGGTGGGGCAGGCGGATGCTTGGCACAAGGTGCTGGTGCCCGGCATGAAGGCGGCGATCCTGAACGCTCTGCGCAGCGCCCGGGACCGGGTGCGCTTCCGCAAGGGCAACTTCGAGCTCTATGGGGCCGACTTCGTTGTTGGGGAGaacctccagccctggctgctggagatCAACTCCTGCCCCACCATGAGCCCCTCCTCGGCAGTGACCCGACAGCTCTGTGCCAATGTCCAGCGGGACACGCTACGCCTCGTGCTCGACCGCAAGGACAACCCCAGATGTTCCATTGGAGCGTTTGAGCTCATCTACAAGGAA gcagctgtgcccaggcttcTGTCAGGACGTGTGAAGCTGCTGGTCAAAGGCTGTTCCCTGAAGAGCCTCCAGCCAGAACAAGAGCAAGCCTGGGACCAGCCCCCCAGGACTCTCCAGGACCCTGTGTTCTCCAGGGCCAGAGAAGCCCGTGTCTCCAAGCGAGCCCAGCGCCATTTCTCCACCACTGCACTCAGTGCCCACAGGCTCCATGTGTCCCCGAGGGCCAGAACCACCCATGCACGCAAGCGAGCACAGCGTCATCTCTCCACCTCTGTGCCCAGTGCCCCCaggctctccctgtccccaggggccAGAACCACCCAGGTGCTCCGGAGAGCACGGCATCCTTCTCCTACCACGGTGCCCAGTGCCTCCaagctctccctgtccccagggcgcAGAACCACCCAGGTGCCCCAGAGAGCCCGGCATCGATCTCCTACCACAGTGCCCAGTGCCTAcaagggctctgtgtccccagcggGCAGAACcacccaggggacacagcccagagcagccacaAAGAAgctgcctcctctgcagcaACAGAGCCGCTGCCCTTCCGCCAGCCCTGACCTCCCAGCACCAACAAAGTCTCGGGCCTCCCCTACTTGGAGCCAGGGGCTGCCACGGCTCAGTCACCTGCCTGAGCAGCCCCGGATCAGTGGCTGTCCCCTGGATTGGGTGCCGATGCCACCACCCCGGGGAGCCCTCAGAAACTCCTGGCATACCCAAGGTTCTGCAcactccttccctcctgccaaGCCCCCGCAACAACCTCAGTCTGCACAGAGCACCAGGACCCCGTGCCTGGAGCAGAAGAACACAGCAGCTCCCAATGGGATGCAGAAGACTTGGGGCACTGAGACAGCCCCAGGAGTGGACAGCACCCTGCCTGTCCTTGCTGAGCCAACAAAGGCTGCCTCTGATCCCAAAGAGATCCCACTGCTGTGTTGTGGTACCCAGCTCCTCCCATGCTTtaaaatgattctgtga